The window TCTGTGCTTGCATAGCAAACTCATGCGATCATCATTACTGTTGCAGGTTTTTTGGGGTTATACCAATCCAGTGATCTCAAATCAGTTTTATCTGCCACGTTCACTGCACGTCCTAGTCGATGCCACCGCGATACATTTGGTTAGGCTGACACCTGCTGACAGAAGAGGTGTACTACCTGTGTTCCCATAGGCATAACAATGACAGTTTTCTTAATGTGGCTTCAACATTTTGTGAATTTTATGTACAGCATGAAATAATTCTGGCATGAAAACACTAAAGCCTTGCAAGCTGGAGTCTGGACCAGGAGCTGTTTTTTGGGTTCATGCTAAACAAAAGGTTGAAAACACCTCCGCCGTcaaaagcagcaggagctgaaactgaagcacACCCAGAACTTTATTTGTTTGATGTAAAACTTGATGTCAACCTTGTGGCATGCATTGTTTATCGCAGTcaaatgagataaaaaaaaagggcaggGTGCAACCACCATTTATTCCAGCGGAGATACAGATTTCAAATGGGGTTAATTCAATATCATGTAACACCCAGCTGTTGCAACAATTCCATATTTTTGCAATGGAGTCATGAACAGCTTTAAAAACCACCATAAACTGAATGTAAAAGTTGAACTGGATTCAGGGCCGGATTTAGATTTGAAGTGTTCTGACAAATGTATATACTTCAGTGTTTGTATAAACCAGTTTGATGCAAACATCTTGTTTATCCAAGTTTCCGTCCATCATTTCAACATGGCCCAGCTTCAACAATGCTGTCTTTTTCATGACCCTCTCCTTCCACTTCTGTGTAGCCAGGTTGTTGCTTCTGAAACTTCCAGGAGGGCCAGTAGTTCTTGCGTCgctagaaaagaaaaaacaacaacaacaaaaaaaaatcaagcacaGAAAAATGAGGTTTGACGTAGGAATATATAATTAAAGCACGCCTAGCTCTTGTCGGGGCAGGTGTCGGGCACATTCATTGCTCACCTGGATGAGGTAAAGCGGCGATGCAGCAGTTGGATGGCAGTTGATATAAAGAGCTACAAGTATCAGAGCCAAAAGTAACACCAGTGCAGCTGCTACACCGGCGATCACTCCTGTGTTAGACAGCCAGCCGTTTTTGGTTGAAGAATCTGTCCTCACATCTGTATTGAAGACGAAGGTCCATGATTATTTCCCTTCATGAAGCTTAACCATAATGGATCTCACTAGTATTAAAACTCACCATCGCCAGTCTTAAATATATGACGTTTAGTCTCAtctgaaagaggacagaaagcaGTCATTTCCATACTTATATGGATCCTGTACTGTACACTGCATTGACATGAAAAACAGTCTCACCGTCACTTTTACAGCCTTTTTGTAGAGGAGTCAAAGAGGTCATGTCCTCGATCTCCGGTGTGATGGAGGATCCCGTGGAGCTGTCAGCCCTGGAGTAATCCTCACAGGTTGCATCTTTGCTCTGCACATATACAACATAATGGATGCACGAGTATCAAAACCGGCAAAAAAGCAGATATTCATCCTTGATGTGCAGCAATACCTCGTCCGAACAGGCATAGTCCAGCCattcttgtctgtgtctgtccatgCCATCCGAACACCTAAAACACACAAGATGTGTATTTATAAGAGTTAGAACGGCACCACGTCAATGTTTAACGTCCCACTAACCTCTGGAGCACGTTGCACCAGCTGCAGCCAGAGGTTAGGTTGGATGAGAGGCACAGCTCGCAGCTGTCGTGCTGCAGGCAggctggacagagagacagggactTGTTTGAGTGTCGATGCAGTTTAATATATTTGTACTTTAATGTCTTTCCATAATTCGGCTCGCTTACTCGGTAGTGCAGTGAACTCAACAGCAGAGTAGCTGGTGATCTTTGTAGTGTCTATCTCCACCCGATGGTACTCATAAATCGTGCGCCGTTGGGCATCTGTGTTGGAGATATCACAGGGTTAAATACCTGAAGGTTTACTCAAGACTCTCTGAGgactgattgtggtttctggtaCATAAGCGGGCAGGCAGAGGCATAATTGCTGACCTGGTGATTGAGATGACGGTGACAGGACCATGAAGGCATCAGACAAGCCGGCCTTCACTGGATGCTCAGCTGAATTGATCACATCCAGTGACAGAGGAAtctgacaaacagagaaaaagaggaatcACTTATGCATGCAGCAGTAAGGAGGAAGAGAACAGGCGCACAGGTGTGTCTCACATCTCGGTAGCTGAACGTGATGTCTCCGGTTTTGTGAAGCGCAGCCTGAAACGTAAACGCTCCTTCCGACTCTTTTCCTGGGAGAATGACCCGCTCCCACTGGACCACAAACACCTCACCTGAAGACAGCGAATGTCACACAAGAGTCAGACAGGGAATCAGACAACCTGAGACACAAGTACAGGTGGTACCTCACCATTATCCAGGTATTGCACAGTGGAGTCTTTGGAGTAGCTGGGGTCAAAGTTAGCCATCAGAGGGGCGATGTACTGCGTTACAGTCAGCATACGGTGAGCAATGTCCCCTGTGAAGATGAACCCTGACAAAAAAGGCCAGAAGGAAAAATATGTAAGTCTTGAATATGTCTTGTTACCTTGCAAATACACCTCCCTGCTCTGAACATATGCAACAAAGGTCACTCGAACATCTGCTGGAAAATCAAAAAGTACCTCCTGTTGCTATGGTAATCTGCCTCAGGTAATGTCCATAAAAGGGGAAGTCAAATGAGAGGGCGACCCTCTGCAAAGGAAGtacagaggaacacacacagagggaaacagataCAGGTTTATTTCCATGTCAACTAAATCCACAGTTCACATACTGAAGCATCTGCTTTAGAGCTTATGTGTTTTGAGCTGGTGCGGCTCAGTGTTTAATCAGCGTTAAAGGTGTGTAGATGGAATAAAGAGACTGAAAGGTAATATTTCGGCTATACTTTTAGAACATCACTCTCGCTCACTTGTTGATTCCCCACCTGTATGTTCAGACTTTAAAGGTCTAATCCTTCAGAGTTTCACTAACTCAAATCCCATTTTTGATTCTGTTTATGATCTGCAGCTTTCAGCAATATCCCTGCAGTGTATTTACACTCTGTCATTATGTTTCTTAGGTTGCGGCGGAGTCCGCCATTCACCCACTCAGTTCAAACTGCCTTCCTACACACAAGGGATTCATAGGAAATATGCAGCCACAAATCAGGTGTTAATTTTATCGCACTGATATCAATTTCAGTGTTTATTGTTCTCTGTCCGGCAGCCGGTAACAAGCACAGGTGTAAACGTATCAGCCAGCAGTGACATCGTCAGGATTATTGCGTTGTCGAACATGCTCACTCCAATCGAGACAAACGCCCATCGACCACACAGAATGTATTCCATCAAATAAAGCTTGTTTCTCAATTTTTACATAAATGAGGGGGCACCCGGATTTGAACCGGGGACCTCTTGATCTGCAGTCAAATGCTCTACCACTGAGCTATACCCCCtacccctctgctctccctcttaTCATCAGAGCTAGTTTATAAAGGGATAAATGTGTGTACACCAGCAGGCTCAGCCTCGGCTTTTGCAATCAGCCTGTGTGAGATAAACATTTTTCTCAGCGTGCCGTCTGATGTAACTATTTTGCAATGATCCAGTTAGAACAAAGACACAACTTGGCTGCATAGCAGCTGGTCATTGAGGTTACTGGGCGTGAACTTCTCAAAACAGATATTCCGCTAAATATCTGAGCTCCGCAACACTGTGATTAATTGTCAAAATCCACCCTATCGGTCTCAAGATCGAGAGGGCAAATGGGAAAAACCGAGCCTGCTGTAACCAATGATAAGAATGATTACCCTCGAGTGCAGCTTCAGTTTTATCATAATAGACTAAAGGCACCTGTCTACAGATTTCCCAAACCGCaagcacatttttcttcttgGCTTCATCCGTTTAGAATCTGAGGTAAGAACTATCGCTTCAACTGCTGCTTTCTAACCTGGATTGGATGTTTCTGTAAGCCTGTTTCCACTTGGACAgtcctgtttttgtcagtgtgcaGGAGGTTTCCATTCTTGTGTCTGATCCACCATATCTTTCCATATTAAAGTGAGCTGCATGCATTACACAGGTCCCAGTTGTTGGACAACAGAGGTCCAGACTGGGCAGGTGCTGACAGCCTCTGGCAGGCTTGTGGCTCTTGGCATGTACCATTATTTCCCGTCCCTTTGCTCCCCTGGCAGTGTTACCttatgtttcagactgaacttgcTCCTGGCATGCTCTCACATACGATGTTAGGTCAACATTTCAGGATGTTGCCAAGAGTAGAATCAGTAGCTTGCTGTTTACTTGTACTTGTGCTGCTTCGTTGCACTTTTGCACTCAATTTCACCACCAACATTGACAAGGAGAGTTTTGCATACATAAAAATCCTAGTTTGGCTCCATATTCTATGGATGAAAGTACATATAAGCATCCTACACTATGATAGACCACTTTAAAGACTTTAaaagctctgaaacacacattagGGGGCACCCAGATTTGAACTGGGGACCTCTTGATCTGCAGTCAAATGCTCTACCACTGAGCTATACCCCCCCACACCAACTGTGTGACCAGGTACAGcaccaggaaacacacacacctgtctgtatGAGGTCTCATAGTTGATGCTGTATATCATAGTGAAAGGCAAGCAATGTGGTTGAGTCCATTGACCTGTGAGAGCGGACTGTACCCAGGCAGAGATCTGAGGACGAAGGTTGGAACTACCCAGGCTGGGCAGACAGGTAACCTGTCTGACAGGTAATCACTGTGAGAGTTCCTCTGAGGAGAAGCGTGAACCTCGCAGAAGGGCAACCCTCAGTGCAGCACTCCACCAATCAGGGCTTTACGGCGGAGTGGCCAGATGGAAACCATTCCTCACTAAAAGGCACATGACAGCTCACTGGGAGTTTGCCGAAAGGCACCTAAATGACTGTCAGACCGTGAGAAGCAAAATCATCTGGTCTGATGAAACAAAGACTGAAGTATttggctgcagctcttcacaGCATGTGTGGAGGAAACCAGGCACCGAGAATCACATCATTGATACCATCCCTACAGTCCAACATGGCGGTGGCAGCGTCACGCTGGGGGGAAGGTTTTGTGTCGCAGGGACTGGAAGATGCAGAAAAATATAGATAATATAGAGTGAAAACCGTTTCCTGAGCGATCGAGATCTCGGGCTTGGGAGAAGGTTTATATTTCAACAAAACAACGACCTAAAGCACATGCcaagaaaacacaggagcagcCCTGCCAGAGTCTGAGCCCGAACCAGATGAAGCATGTCTGGTGAGCTGCCGCGAAGAATGGAAGAAACCTTTGAGGGAAAGGTGTGCTGTGCTTGTAGGATCATTTCCAAGAAGATCTGAGGCTGTTATTGCTGCCAGCGGTGCTTCaaccaacaacaaaatgaataacTTGCAAAGAAATTAAAAAGTACATGCACTTCTGTGTGTGAGACTCACCACAGCCTGCTTGTATGAATTTGACAGAATGCCGTGGACTCTAACTTGGCCATGCCGGGCATCATTCATGTCTACCCATAATTCCTGTGTGCGCTGGTCTTCTGGGCCAAAACTACGCCATGTGTAATACTTGCCAGAGTCCTCCTtccagacagaaaaacacaggggATCAGAGGTCGTAACGGTGCGACTGTGTTCAGAGAGTGTGTCGCACAAGCATCAAGGATTCACTCTTAAATCACATGCTGTCATATACAGAACGTCTCCGAGGGAGTGAAGAAGAGCAAGTTGGACTTTTCCAAAAGAGGGCAGTGTTTAACTCCAACTAAAACAAATAGGAAATGTCAAAATGTAGAAGCATCATCAATGCCACAAGCCACTGCAGTCAAGAGAAACAGTGCGGTGCAGCACTCACCACCACACGTGTCATGTTGTCTGGCAGGGTGTCGATGGTTAGTCCTCCGCCCTGGACCGCCCTGCTTCCCCTCGCGTGGCCTGAGGACGACCTCTGGGCTCGGTGAGGATGACCGTCGCCTCCAGCTGactcttcctgctgctgtgagatcACACTGTACCAATTGTCTGTCCAAAAGAATGAATATCAGCTTAGTGTGTTGACCTGCTCATTATGGCATTTGATGATATAAGCGCTCGTATCCCTC of the Chaetodon auriga isolate fChaAug3 chromosome 16, fChaAug3.hap1, whole genome shotgun sequence genome contains:
- the LOC143334046 gene encoding plexin domain-containing protein 1-like isoform X2, which translates into the protein MCFSLVMLFLCLSQTELARVWLQQQTDNWYSVISQQQEESAGGDGHPHRAQRSSSGHARGSRAVQGGGLTIDTLPDNMTRVVEDSGKYYTWRSFGPEDQRTQELWVDMNDARHGQVRVHGILSNSYKQAVRVALSFDFPFYGHYLRQITIATGGFIFTGDIAHRMLTVTQYIAPLMANFDPSYSKDSTVQYLDNGEVFVVQWERVILPGKESEGAFTFQAALHKTGDITFSYRDIPLSLDVINSAEHPVKAGLSDAFMVLSPSSQSPDAQRRTIYEYHRVEIDTTKITSYSAVEFTALPTCLQHDSCELCLSSNLTSGCSWCNVLQRCSDGMDRHRQEWLDYACSDESKDATCEDYSRADSSTGSSITPEIEDMTSLTPLQKGCKSDDETKRHIFKTGDDVRTDSSTKNGWLSNTGVIAGVAAALVLLLALILVALYINCHPTAASPLYLIQRRKNYWPSWKFQKQQPGYTEVEGEGHEKDSIVEAGPC
- the LOC143334046 gene encoding plexin domain-containing protein 1-like isoform X1 — its product is MCFSLVMLFLCLSQTELARVWLQQQTDNWYSVISQQQEESAGGDGHPHRAQRSSSGHARGSRAVQGGGLTIDTLPDNMTRVVEDSGKYYTWRSFGPEDQRTQELWVDMNDARHGQVRVHGILSNSYKQAVRVALSFDFPFYGHYLRQITIATGGFIFTGDIAHRMLTVTQYIAPLMANFDPSYSKDSTVQYLDNGEVFVVQWERVILPGKESEGAFTFQAALHKTGDITFSYRDIPLSLDVINSAEHPVKAGLSDAFMVLSPSSQSPDAQRRTIYEYHRVEIDTTKITSYSAVEFTALPTCLQHDSCELCLSSNLTSGCSWCNVLQRCSDGMDRHRQEWLDYACSDESKDATCEDYSRADSSTGSSITPEIEDMTSLTPLQKGCKSDDETKRHIFKTGDDVRTDSSTKNGWLSNTGVIAGVAAALVLLLALILVALYINCHPTAASPLYLIQRRKNYWPSWKFQKQQPGYTEVEGEGHEKDSIVEAGPC